From Tripterygium wilfordii isolate XIE 37 chromosome 16, ASM1340144v1, whole genome shotgun sequence, one genomic window encodes:
- the LOC119981144 gene encoding protein CHROMATIN REMODELING 4-like isoform X2 gives MKQVLTYPCPRKKEMMDIITNVWSVIVVAACCAVKAVLRPIIFTVLTRLLSYSSFSLSLSLFVWVLLKRIPTGTWKCPKCCQKSEPLKAHLDSISKRATTKTIPTKSRTVIQLSGNDKSSRSFGGSIISKKRSSSKGKSVLIDGVKPLKKMEDNSQMDVSSSTNLSHPSVGMSVEESLLCVNADDEKKPVVIPPNSSSERKSSSPASEDLSHHKLVDPEPNDKIEEQKPDVPCANGSLRSKIILGICAATNEDRKRKKEINKVYCNKKHRIDKGKHPAKTSKNRFPKANAASPVTSSSHQKGKATDHEFPVYLSKYHVGTKGIDAQGRDEVDRVLGCRVRGGNEGSRIHVTVTVADDRHSDGLFLSESQKSLTEENVASNIDLDVEVGENLTEGCHEAMNDYDKEECREDDIRVDNIHVYRRSMSKECKGGNTKDVVNNDDIDSSSIAPNGEDRDEAAVSKKDSGKRNEKTAEQGGVVSLRSHDANEASQVCETHDLDKSGDIKEDIEMKTTSGTENKIQHLAMAEPASVNGEIVLYEYLVKWVGRSHIHNSWISESQLKVRAKRKLENYRAKYGTAVINLCEERWKQPQRVIALRASRDGTCEAFVKWAGLPYDECTWEKLDEPVIQSSPHLVDLFVQFESQTSEKDAARDDPSLRKCGNDIVTLAEQPEELKGGSLFPHQLEALNWLRKCWHRFKNVILADEMGLGKTVSACAFISSLYFEFKAPLPCLVLVPLSTMPNWLAEFSLWAPKINVVEYHGCAKARAMIRQYEWHASDPKDLNKKTFSYKFNVLLTTYEMVLADSSHLRGVPWEVLVVDEGHRLKNSESRLFSLLNSFCFQHRVLLTGTPLQNNIGETYNLLNFLQPASFPSLSSFEQKFNDLTTAEKVEELKKLVAPHMLRRLKKDAMQNIPPKTERMVPVELSSIQAEYYRAMLTKNYQILRNIGKGVAQQSMLNIVMQLRKVCNHPYLIPGTEPDSGSVEFLHEMRIKASAKLSLLHSMLKVLYKEGHRVLIFSQMTKLLDILEDYLNIEFGPKMYERVDGSVSVADRQTAIARFNQDKSRFVFLLSTRSCGLGINLATADTVIIYDSDFNPHTDIQAMNRAHRIGQSNRLLVYRLVVRASVEERILQLARKKLMLDQLFVNKSESQKEVEDILRWGTEELFRDSSSMGGKDNGENNCNKDEAITDIELKHRKRGGGLGDVYKDKCTDGTNKLVWDENAILRLLDRSNLQSGANDGGEVQLENDMLGSVKSLEWNDETTEEQGGAESPTVVADDISVKDSERKEDNLVTVTEENEWDRLLRLRWEKYQSEEEAALGRGKRQRKAVSYREAYAAHPNETLSEPSGGEEEREPEPTREYTPAGRALKEKFSKLRARQKERLARRNATDNTVLNEGVAVPKSLLECPSSNCKYGDLAAESAQDREKASVVDMEHGKPKQPLDTLNIKDDSNFRLGKLSKSKMGNHLDLPVNSLGHMSPDNLLLSYHHQGRVYTHSLPPSNLLPVLGLCAPNAPQLESSHRNFLRMNGRQSRPATGPDFPFSLAPCGGSSLEPEVKKHEATLDKLKFQDSSAEAMQRLRSSITDSWHPLSPYPPAISQGKEPDRSESSGSKFAAFQEKMSFPNLPLDDTLLPIFPLGGKRIPIAPHDLLPNLSLGSRPGAASDTIHDLPTMPLLPNLKFPPQDTWYNQREREVPPPLGLSQMPTTFPPFPENHRRVLENIMMRTGSGSSNLHWKKSKSDGWSEDELDFLWVGVRRHGRGNWDVMLRDPRLKFSKYKASEDLAAQWEEEQLKILEGPSLPTPRSMKATKSTKSSLFPSIPIGMMARALQGSKFFRPPKLQPHLTDMKLGFGDLSSSLPRFEQFDLHGSQNEHFGHIPTWDADKFQVTFAGDSSVAPSDGRGTSSNVPAEKPSLLNLFGAASLGSLGLNKSSSPDSLRKEDELGAMKHRKLPSLLDRSLNTLRGSLNNAANDESTSSELLFDPDKVLNLSHLKGKEIVGSNSKNKLPHWLQEAVSAPDKPPDPTLPPTVSAIAQSVHILYGEDKHTIPPFVIPGPPPCLPEDPRRILRRKRKRRSKISGLTPPEKVQGGQNSQTNPLGTENASTSIPLAPPFSPPPQAVAGTSGLPWLKSDLNLTVPSLDVTNASSSSAYSNLQKKASKGLTPSPQVLQLVASCVAPGPSFPSVSCVTSSGFLESNLSLPKSVDQVGFCDTHSALEINKDNRSLPVDEEGLAPEVRADQPDPGESSKTRSDPLENEKPDMGEISSEGTVSDQPVSDHET, from the exons ATGAAGCAAGTTCTGACTTATCCTTGTCcaagaaaaaaggaaatgatGGA TATTATTACGAATGTGTGGTCTGTGATCGTGGTGGCAGCTTGTTGTGCTGTGAAAGCTGTCCTCAGACCTATCATATTCACTGTCTTGACCCGCCTCTTAAG CTactcttccttctctctctctctctctctctttgtgtgGGTGTTACTGAAGCGCATTCCAACGGGGACGTGGAAATGCCCAAAGTGTTGTCAGAAAAGTGAGCCTTTGAAGGCCCATTTGGATTCCATTTCAAAACGAGCAACAACAAAAACGATCCCAACAAAATCTAGAACTGTAATTCAGTTATCTGGCAATGACAAATCATCCCGATCTTTTGGAGGTTCTATAATTTCTAAGAAAAGGTCTTCGAGCAAAGGCAAATCTGTTTTAATTGATGGAGTGAAACCCTTAAAAAAGATGGAGGATAACTCTCAGATGGATGTATCTTCAAGCACAAACCTTAGTCATCCATCGGTTGGTATGTCAGTTGAGGAAAGTTTGTTATGTGTTAATGCGGATGATGAAAAGAAGCCTGTTGTTATTCCACCAAATTCATCCTCTGAGAGGAAATCAAGTTCTCCTGCTTCTGAAGATCTGTCTCACCACAAACTTGTGGATCCAGAGCCAAATGACAAAATTGAGGAGCAAAAGCCTGATGTTCCTTGTGCTAATGGATCTCTCAGAAGCAAAATCATCCTAGGCATATGTGCCGCCACTaatgaagatagaaaaagaaaaaaagaaatcaataagGTGTACTGTAACAAGAAGCATAGGATCGACAAGGGAAAACATCCtgccaaaacttcaaaaaaccGTTTTCCCAAAGCCAATGCTGCAAGTCCTGTAACTAGCAGTTCTCACCAGAAAGGGAAAGCTACTGATCATGAGTTTCCTGTATATTTGTCAAAGTATCATGTTGGAACCAAGGGTATTGATGCTCAGGGAAGAGATGAG GTCGATCGGGTATTGGGGTGTCGAGTTCGAGGTGGTAATGAAGGCTCCAGAATTCATGTAACTGTTACTGTTGCAGATGACCGCCATTCTGATGGTTTGTTTCTTTCTGAAAGTCAAAAGAGTCTTACAGAAGAAAATGTAGCCAGTAATATTGATTTAGATGTTGAAGTTGGTGAAAACCTTACTGAAGGATGCCACGAGGCCATGAATGATTATGACAAAGAAGAATGCAGAGAGGATGATATCAGAGTGGATAATATTCATGTATACAGAAGGTCTATGAGCAAAGAATGTAAAGGAGGGAACACCAAGGATGTCGTGAATAATGACGATATCGATTCGAGTTCTATAGCTCCAAATGGTGAAGATAGAGATGAGGCAGCAGTAAGTAAAAAAGATTCaggaaaaagaaatgaaaaaacagCAGAGCAAGGTGGTGTTGTTAGTTTGAGAAGTCATGATGCCAATGAAGCTTCTCAAGTATGCGAAACTCATGACTTAGATAAAAGCGGAGATATCAAAGAAGATATAGAAATGAAAACGACGAGTGGTACTGAAAACAAAATCCAGCATTTGGCCATGGCAGAACCTGCCAGTGTAAATGGAGAGATTGTATTGTATGAATATTTGGTAAAGTGGGTTGGAAGGTCCCATATTCATAATAGTTGGATTTCTGAATCCCAACTGAAAGTCCGAGCAAAgagaaaactagaaaattacAGGGCAAAGTATGGAACAGCTGTGATCAATCTCTGTGAGGAGAGATGGAAGCAACCCCAGCGGGTCATTGCCCTTCGTGCATCAAGAGATGGTACATGTGAAGCTTTTGTAAAATGGGCTGGTCTTCCTTATGATGAATGCACTTGGGAAAAGTTAGATGAGCCTGTTATTCAAAGTTCTCCTCACCTGGTTGATCTGTTTGTTCAGTTTGAAAGTCAGACATCGGAGAAAGATGCTGCCAGGGATGATCCTTCGTTGAGGAAGTGTGGAAATGATATTGTTACTCTTGCAGAGCAACCTGAGGAACTAAAAGGAGGTTCATTGTTTCCCCATCAGCTTGAAGCACTGAATTGGTTGCGCAAGTGTTGGCATAGATTCAAAAATGTGATACTTGCTGATGAAATGGGGCTTGGGAAAACAGTATCTGCTTGCGCTTTCATTTCATCTTTGTATTTTGAGTTTAAAGCACCTCTCCCTTGTTTAGTATTGGTTCCACTTTCCACAATGCCAAACTGGCTGGCTGAGTTTTCTCTTTGGGCTCCCAAAATAAATGTCGTGGAGTATCATGGGTGTGCAAAAGCGAGAGCCATGATTCGGCAGTATGAATGGCATGCTAGTGATCCAAAGGATCTGAATAAGAAAACATTTTCCTATAAGTTTAATGTACTTTTGACTACTTATGAAATGGTTCTTGCCGATTCCTCACATTTGCGTGGAGTTCCTTGGGAAGTTCTTGTGGTTGACGAGGGCCATCGCCTGAAGAATTCAGAAAGCAGGTTGTTCAGTTTGCTtaattcattttgtttccaacATCGGGTTCTGTTGACTGGTACCCCTCTTCAGAATAACATAGGCGAGACGTATAACCTGCTTAATTTCTTGCAGCCAGCGTCATTCCCTTCCCTCTCTTCATTTGAGCAGAAATTTAATGATCTAACGACTGCAGAAAAGGTGGAGGAGTTGAAGAAACTTGTTGCTCCACATATgctacgaaggctcaaaaaggaTGCCATGCAGAATATTCCCCCAAAGACGGAAAGGATGGTTCCTGTTGAATTGTCGTCTATCCAAGCTGAATACTACCGTGCAATGCTAACAAAGAACTATCAGATATTACGAAATATTGGGAAAGGGGTGGCACAACAATCGATGCTAAACATTGTGATGCAGTTAAGAAAAGTTTGTAATCATCCGTATCTGATACCAGGCACTGAGCCTGATTCTGGGTCAGTGGAATTTCTTCATGAAATGAGGATAAAAGCTTCGGCTAAGTTGTCTTTGTTGCATTCCATGCTTAAGGTGTTATACAAGGAAGGTCATAGAGTTCTTATTTTTTCACAGATGACCAAGCTTCTTGATATCCTTGAGGATTATTTGAATATAGAATTTGGGCCAAAAATGTATGAGAGAGTGGATGGCTCTGTATCAGTGGCTGATCGTCAGACAGCAATTGCGCGCTTCAACCAAGATAAAAGTCGATTTGTCTTTTTGTTATCTACACGTTCATGTGGCCTCGGTATCAATTTGGCAACAGCTGACACTGTGATCATATATGATTCTGATTTTAACCCTCATACTGATATCCAGGCAATGAATCGAGCGCATCGAATTGGACAATCAAATAGGCTTCTGGTATATAGGCTTGTAGTTCGTGCCAGTGTCGAAGAGCGCATTTTGCAGCTTGCAAGGAAGAAACTGATGCTTGATCAGCTTTTTGTGAACAAGTCTGAATCTCAGAAGGAAGTGGAAGATATATTACGATGGGGAACGGAAGAACTTTTCCGTGATTCTTCTAGCATGGGTGGAAAAGATAATGGTGAAAACAATTGTAACAAAGATGAGGCCATAACTGATATAGAACTCAAGCATAGAAAGAGGGGTGGAGGCCTTGGAGATGTATATAAGGATAAATGTACTGATGGAACCAACAAACTAGTGTGGGATGAAAATGCAATTTTGAGATTGCTTGACCGTTCAAACCTTCAGTCCGGAGCAAATGATGGTGGTGAAGTGCAGCTGGAGAATGATATGCTTGGCTCTGTGAAG TCTTTGGAGTGGAATGATGAAACAACAGAAGAGCAAGGAGGTGCTGAATCACCAACTGTTGTAGCTGATGACATCTCTGTCAAAGATTCTGAAAGGAAAGAGGACAATTTGGTTACTGTAACTGAAGAAAATGAATGGGACAGACTTTTGCGATTGAG ATGGGAGAAGTATCAAAGCGAGGAGGAAGCAGCTCTTGGTCGAGGGAAGCGTCAGAGAAAAGCTGTTTCATATAGGGAAGCGTATGCTGCGCACCCAAATGAAACGTTGAGTGAG CCAAGCGGTGGTGAGGAGGAAAGAGAGCCAGAGCCCACACGGGAATATACACCTGCCGGACGAGCTCTAAAAGAAAAATT CTCGAAGCTCCGTGCCAGGCAAAAAGAGCGCCTTGCTCGAAGGAATGCAACTGACAACACTGTTCTTAATGAGGGTGTCGCTGTACCCAAATCACTTCTTGAATGCCCTTCCTCCAATTGCAAATATGGGGATCTAGCTGCTGAATCTGCTCAGGATAGGGAGAAAGCTTCAGTGGTTGACATGGAGCATGGCAAACCTAAGCAGCCATTAGATACTCTGAATATCAAAGATGATTCAAACTTTAGGCTTGGAAAACTGTCAAAGAGCAAAATGGGCAACCACTTGGATCTTCCTGTTAATTCTCTTGGTCACATGTCTCCTGACAACCTCCTCCTTAGTTACCATCATCAGGGCCGAGTCTACACACATTCACTTCCTCCTAGCAACTTGTTACCAGTACTTGGTCTATGCGCTCCAAATGCTCCTCAGTTAGAGTCTTCTCATAGAAACTTTTTACGAATGAACGGCAGGCAAAGCAGGCCAGCAACTGGACCGGATTTCCCATTCAGTCTAGCTCCTTGCGGTGGATCTTCATTAGAGCCAGAAGTGAAGAAGCATGAGGCTACACTAGACAAGCTAAAATTTCAGGATTCGTCGGCAGAAGCGATGCAACGACTTCGAAGTAGCATTACAGATAGTTGGCACCCACTTAGTCCG TATCCTCCAGCTATCTCACAAGGAAAAGAGCCAGATCGTTCAGAAAGTTCGGGTTCAAAATTTGCTGCTTTTCAGGAAAAGATGTCATTTCCAAACTTACCTCTTGATGATACATTGCTTCCCATATTTCCGCTAGGTGGTAAAAGAATTCCAATTGCACCTCATGACTTATTGCCTAATCTATCATTAGGCAGCAGACCTGGAGCTGCCAGTGACACTATACACGACCTTCCAACAATGCCATTACTGCCCAACTTGAAATTTCCTCCTCAAGATACTTGGTATAATCAGCGTGAGAGGGAAGTGCCTCCTCCATTAGGTCTGAGTCAGATGCCAACGACTTTTCCACCATTTCCTGAAAATCATAGGAGGGTGCTGGAAAACATAATGATGAGGACAGGGTCTGGATCTAGCAACTTGCACTGgaagaaatcaaaatcagaTGGTTGGTCTGAAGATGAACTTGATTTCCTCTGGGTTGGCGTTCGCAGACATGGGCGGGGAAATTGGGATGTCATGCTTAGAGACCCTAGGTTAAAATTCTCCAAGTACAAAGCTTCAGAAGATTTGGCAGCTCAGTGGGAGGAGGAACAACTAAAGATCTTAGAAGGGCCATCTCTTCCAACACCAAGATCGATGAAGGCAACAAAATCTACCAAATCTTCCTTGTTTCCTAGCATTCCCATTGGAATGATGGCACGGGCATTGCAAGGAAGTAAATTTTTTCGCCCACCTAAGCTTCAGCCTCATTTGACAGACATGAAATTGGGTTTTGGTGATCTGTCTTCGAGCTTGCCGCGTTTTGAGCAGTTCGATCTGCATGGTTCTCAAAATGAGCATTTTGGACATATTCCAACTTGGGATGCAGACAAATTCCAGGTGACCTTTGCTGGAGATTCCTCAGTTGCACCTTCTGATGGGCGTGGGACTTCTTCAAATGTCCCCGCCGAGAAGCCATCCCTGCTTAATTTGTTTGGAGCTGCCAGCCTGGGCTCTCTAGGTCTGAATAAATCTAGCTCTCCTGATTCACTAAGAAAGGAGGATGAACTTGGTGCCATGAAGCACCGTAAGTTGCCAAGTCTCTTGGATAGATCATTGAATACTTTGCGTGGTTCTCTCAATAATGCAGCAAATGATGAGTCCACCAGCTCAGAGCTGCTCTTTGACCCAGATAAAGTGCTGAATCTTTCCCATTTGAAAGGGAAGGAAATAGTTGGAAGTAATTCGAAGAACAAACTGCCCCATTGGCTTCAGGAAGCCGTGAGTGCTCCTGATAAACCACCAGATCCAACTCTGCCACCTACGGTATCAGCAATCGCTCAATCAGTTCATATATTGTATGGAGAAGATAAGCATACCATACCGCCATTTGTAATACCAGGCCCCCCTCCTTGCCTACCAGAGGATCCGAGAAGGATCctaagaaggaaaaggaagcgCAGGTCAAAAATTTCTGGGCTTACCCCTCCAGAAAAGGTCCAAGGCGGTCAGAACTCTCAAACCAACCCACTTGGCACTGAGAATGCTTCAACCTCTATCCCATTGGCACCACCTTTTAGTCCTCCTCCACAAGCAGTGGCTGGAACTTCAGGGCTTCCATGGTTGAAATCAGACCTAAATTTAACTGTTCCCAGTTTAGATGTCACAAATGCATCTTCGTCCTCAGCTTATTCAAATCTGCAGAAGAAAGCAAGCAAAGGATTGACCCCATCTCCTCAAGTGCTTCAATTGGTGGCATCCTGTGTTGCCCCTGGCCCTAGTTTTCCATCTGTTTCTTGTGTAACTAGTTCAGGAT